Proteins encoded by one window of Chaetodon trifascialis isolate fChaTrf1 chromosome 15, fChaTrf1.hap1, whole genome shotgun sequence:
- the nacc1a gene encoding nucleus accumbens associated 1, BEN and BTB (POZ) domain containing a isoform X1: protein MTSASCLPSSSPVRCDQWLCVPQSPGILYRPRWLCYRRFAHTEWQPGAGERGERERSFVEPTLCINFPARGRPFGGVRRRTMAQTLQMAIPNFGNNVLECLNEQRLQGLYCDVSVVVKGHAFKAHRAVLAASSSYFRDLFSSNSGGGSSNETSPTVVELPSAVQPQSFQQILAFCYTGRLSMTVGDQFLLMYTAGFLQIQQIMEKGTEFFLKVSSPSCDSQGLHAEEAPPSEPQSPVTQTSNSATRPTSCQTPLSLVSRVKTEQPASQPEAATPYSVVCTPVAKRLWEGGSSRDGGGGGSGGGGGARKAARYSQEAVRGSAIQSPGALGLAMCMGATATGLAGMVASGGVSGNAGTNGSSAAGLGMSEGASPGTLSTYASDSPISYHDDEEEEEGTDESAEEQYRQICNMYTMYSMLNMGAAAAGERVEALPDHTETRGRMRGRDLTCLPAELIAQIGNRCHPKLYEEGDPAEKLELVSGTSVYISRAQLMNCHVSAGTRHKVLLRRLLAAFFDRNTLANSCGTGIRSSTNDPSRKPLDNRVLHAVKFYCQNFATSFKESEMNAIAADMCTNARRVVRKSWIPKLKLLMAESDAYTAFLPDGIKMEDDTLGADPTFDPASLEATGGPGLESGGSSGESLPGVGGDGGQLF from the exons ATGACGAGCGCGTCATGcctgccttcctcctctcctgttcgGTGCGATCAGTGGCTCTGTGTTCCGCAATCCCCTGGGATACTGTACCGCCCTCGATGGCTCTGCTATCGGCGTTTCGCTCACACTGAATGGCAGCCCGGAGCAggggaaagaggggagagagagcgcAGCTTCGTTGAACCGACGCTCTGCATCAACTTCCCAGCGAGGGG AAGACCCTTTGGTGGTGTGCGTAGGCGCACCATGGCCCAGACCCTCCAGATGGCGATCCCAAACTTTGGCAACAATGTCTTAGAGTGTCTGAATGAGCAGCGGCTGCAGGGCCTCTACTGTGATGTCTCCGTGGTGGTCAAGGGCCATGCCTTCAAG GCCCATCGAGCTGTGCTGGCTGCTAGCAGTTCTTATTTCCGGGACCTTTTCAGCAGCAATAGTGGAGGTGGTAGCAGCAATGAGACGAGCCCAACCGTAGTGGAGCTCCCGTCGGCTGTGCAGCCCCAGAGCTTCCAGCAGATTTTAGCTTTCTGCTACACAGGACGCCTCAGCATGACGGTGGGGGACCAGTTCCTCCTCATGTATACTGCAGGCTTCCTGCAGATCCAGCAGATCATGGAAAAAGGCACTGAATTCTTCCTCAAG GTCTCCTCCCCCAGCTGTGACTCTCAGGGCCTTCACGCTGAGGAGGCCCCACCTTCTGAGCCCCAGAGCCCTGTAACGCAGACCAGTAACAGTGCAACCCGGCCGACCTCCTGCCAGACGCCGCTCTCTCTGGTATCACGAGTGAAGACAGAGCAGCCAGCTAGCCAGCCGGAAGCAGCCACTCCTTACTCAGTAGTCTGCACTCCTGTAGCTAAGCGGCTGTGGGAgggtggcagcagcagagatggaggtgggggaggctcagggggaggaggaggggccaGGAAGGCGGCCCGTTATTCCCAGGAGGCGGTGCGGGGCAGTGCGATTCAGAGCCCCGGAGCCCTCGGACTGGCCATGTGTATGGGCGCCACCGCAACCGGCCTGGCGGGCATGGTGGCCAGCGGCGGGGTTAGTGGCAACGCCGGCACCAATGGCAGCTCCGCAGCAGGCCTCGGCATGTCAGAGGGCGCCAGCCCCGGCACCCTGAGCACCTACGCCAGCGACTCACCCATCAGCTACCacgatgatgaagaagaggaagaggggacgGACGAAAGCGCCGAAGAGCAGTACAGGCAAATCTGCAACATGTACACCATGTACAGCATGCTCAACATGGGAGCCGCAG CTGCTGGCGAGCGCGTCGAGGCTCTCCCGGACCACACAGAGACGCGGGGTCGGATGCGAGGCAGAGACCTTACGTGTCTCCCCGCAGAACTCATCGCTCAGATAGGCAACCGCTGTCATCCAAAACTGTACGAGGAAGGAGACCCTGCTGAGAAACTAGAGTTAGTCTCAg GTACTTCTGTGTATATATCGCGAGCCCAGCTCATGAACTGTCATGTGAGCGCAGGGACCAGACACAAGGTGCtgctgaggaggctgctggcCGCCTTCTTTGACAG GAACACTCTGGCCAACAGCTGTGGAACAGGCATCCGCTCGTCCACCAATGACCCGAGCCGCAAGCCCCTGGACAACAGAGTTCTGCATGCGGTCAAAT TTTATTGCCAGAACTTTGCCACCAGCTTCAAAGAAAGCGAGATGAACGCCATCGCAGCCGACATGTGCACCAACGCCCGACGCGTGGTCCGCAAGAGCTGGATCCCcaagctgaagctgctgatggCCGAGAGCGACGCCTACACCGCTTTCCTTCCCGACGGCATCAAGATGGAGGATGACACCCTGGGGGCCGATCCCACCTTCGATCCCGCCTCTCTGGAGGCCACTGGCGGTCCCGGCTTGGAGTCGGGTGGCTCCTCAGGTGAATCGCTACCGGGTGTGGGCGGGGACGGAGGACAGTTATTTTGA
- the nacc1a gene encoding nucleus accumbens associated 1, BEN and BTB (POZ) domain containing a isoform X2 produces MTSASCLPSSSPVRCDQWLCVPQSPGILYRPRWLCYRRFAHTEWQPGAGERGERERSFVEPTLCINFPARGPFGGVRRRTMAQTLQMAIPNFGNNVLECLNEQRLQGLYCDVSVVVKGHAFKAHRAVLAASSSYFRDLFSSNSGGGSSNETSPTVVELPSAVQPQSFQQILAFCYTGRLSMTVGDQFLLMYTAGFLQIQQIMEKGTEFFLKVSSPSCDSQGLHAEEAPPSEPQSPVTQTSNSATRPTSCQTPLSLVSRVKTEQPASQPEAATPYSVVCTPVAKRLWEGGSSRDGGGGGSGGGGGARKAARYSQEAVRGSAIQSPGALGLAMCMGATATGLAGMVASGGVSGNAGTNGSSAAGLGMSEGASPGTLSTYASDSPISYHDDEEEEEGTDESAEEQYRQICNMYTMYSMLNMGAAAAGERVEALPDHTETRGRMRGRDLTCLPAELIAQIGNRCHPKLYEEGDPAEKLELVSGTSVYISRAQLMNCHVSAGTRHKVLLRRLLAAFFDRNTLANSCGTGIRSSTNDPSRKPLDNRVLHAVKFYCQNFATSFKESEMNAIAADMCTNARRVVRKSWIPKLKLLMAESDAYTAFLPDGIKMEDDTLGADPTFDPASLEATGGPGLESGGSSGESLPGVGGDGGQLF; encoded by the exons ATGACGAGCGCGTCATGcctgccttcctcctctcctgttcgGTGCGATCAGTGGCTCTGTGTTCCGCAATCCCCTGGGATACTGTACCGCCCTCGATGGCTCTGCTATCGGCGTTTCGCTCACACTGAATGGCAGCCCGGAGCAggggaaagaggggagagagagcgcAGCTTCGTTGAACCGACGCTCTGCATCAACTTCCCAGCGAGGGG ACCCTTTGGTGGTGTGCGTAGGCGCACCATGGCCCAGACCCTCCAGATGGCGATCCCAAACTTTGGCAACAATGTCTTAGAGTGTCTGAATGAGCAGCGGCTGCAGGGCCTCTACTGTGATGTCTCCGTGGTGGTCAAGGGCCATGCCTTCAAG GCCCATCGAGCTGTGCTGGCTGCTAGCAGTTCTTATTTCCGGGACCTTTTCAGCAGCAATAGTGGAGGTGGTAGCAGCAATGAGACGAGCCCAACCGTAGTGGAGCTCCCGTCGGCTGTGCAGCCCCAGAGCTTCCAGCAGATTTTAGCTTTCTGCTACACAGGACGCCTCAGCATGACGGTGGGGGACCAGTTCCTCCTCATGTATACTGCAGGCTTCCTGCAGATCCAGCAGATCATGGAAAAAGGCACTGAATTCTTCCTCAAG GTCTCCTCCCCCAGCTGTGACTCTCAGGGCCTTCACGCTGAGGAGGCCCCACCTTCTGAGCCCCAGAGCCCTGTAACGCAGACCAGTAACAGTGCAACCCGGCCGACCTCCTGCCAGACGCCGCTCTCTCTGGTATCACGAGTGAAGACAGAGCAGCCAGCTAGCCAGCCGGAAGCAGCCACTCCTTACTCAGTAGTCTGCACTCCTGTAGCTAAGCGGCTGTGGGAgggtggcagcagcagagatggaggtgggggaggctcagggggaggaggaggggccaGGAAGGCGGCCCGTTATTCCCAGGAGGCGGTGCGGGGCAGTGCGATTCAGAGCCCCGGAGCCCTCGGACTGGCCATGTGTATGGGCGCCACCGCAACCGGCCTGGCGGGCATGGTGGCCAGCGGCGGGGTTAGTGGCAACGCCGGCACCAATGGCAGCTCCGCAGCAGGCCTCGGCATGTCAGAGGGCGCCAGCCCCGGCACCCTGAGCACCTACGCCAGCGACTCACCCATCAGCTACCacgatgatgaagaagaggaagaggggacgGACGAAAGCGCCGAAGAGCAGTACAGGCAAATCTGCAACATGTACACCATGTACAGCATGCTCAACATGGGAGCCGCAG CTGCTGGCGAGCGCGTCGAGGCTCTCCCGGACCACACAGAGACGCGGGGTCGGATGCGAGGCAGAGACCTTACGTGTCTCCCCGCAGAACTCATCGCTCAGATAGGCAACCGCTGTCATCCAAAACTGTACGAGGAAGGAGACCCTGCTGAGAAACTAGAGTTAGTCTCAg GTACTTCTGTGTATATATCGCGAGCCCAGCTCATGAACTGTCATGTGAGCGCAGGGACCAGACACAAGGTGCtgctgaggaggctgctggcCGCCTTCTTTGACAG GAACACTCTGGCCAACAGCTGTGGAACAGGCATCCGCTCGTCCACCAATGACCCGAGCCGCAAGCCCCTGGACAACAGAGTTCTGCATGCGGTCAAAT TTTATTGCCAGAACTTTGCCACCAGCTTCAAAGAAAGCGAGATGAACGCCATCGCAGCCGACATGTGCACCAACGCCCGACGCGTGGTCCGCAAGAGCTGGATCCCcaagctgaagctgctgatggCCGAGAGCGACGCCTACACCGCTTTCCTTCCCGACGGCATCAAGATGGAGGATGACACCCTGGGGGCCGATCCCACCTTCGATCCCGCCTCTCTGGAGGCCACTGGCGGTCCCGGCTTGGAGTCGGGTGGCTCCTCAGGTGAATCGCTACCGGGTGTGGGCGGGGACGGAGGACAGTTATTTTGA
- the nacc1a gene encoding nucleus accumbens associated 1, BEN and BTB (POZ) domain containing a isoform X3, producing MAQTLQMAIPNFGNNVLECLNEQRLQGLYCDVSVVVKGHAFKAHRAVLAASSSYFRDLFSSNSGGGSSNETSPTVVELPSAVQPQSFQQILAFCYTGRLSMTVGDQFLLMYTAGFLQIQQIMEKGTEFFLKVSSPSCDSQGLHAEEAPPSEPQSPVTQTSNSATRPTSCQTPLSLVSRVKTEQPASQPEAATPYSVVCTPVAKRLWEGGSSRDGGGGGSGGGGGARKAARYSQEAVRGSAIQSPGALGLAMCMGATATGLAGMVASGGVSGNAGTNGSSAAGLGMSEGASPGTLSTYASDSPISYHDDEEEEEGTDESAEEQYRQICNMYTMYSMLNMGAAAAGERVEALPDHTETRGRMRGRDLTCLPAELIAQIGNRCHPKLYEEGDPAEKLELVSGTSVYISRAQLMNCHVSAGTRHKVLLRRLLAAFFDRNTLANSCGTGIRSSTNDPSRKPLDNRVLHAVKFYCQNFATSFKESEMNAIAADMCTNARRVVRKSWIPKLKLLMAESDAYTAFLPDGIKMEDDTLGADPTFDPASLEATGGPGLESGGSSGESLPGVGGDGGQLF from the exons ATGGCCCAGACCCTCCAGATGGCGATCCCAAACTTTGGCAACAATGTCTTAGAGTGTCTGAATGAGCAGCGGCTGCAGGGCCTCTACTGTGATGTCTCCGTGGTGGTCAAGGGCCATGCCTTCAAG GCCCATCGAGCTGTGCTGGCTGCTAGCAGTTCTTATTTCCGGGACCTTTTCAGCAGCAATAGTGGAGGTGGTAGCAGCAATGAGACGAGCCCAACCGTAGTGGAGCTCCCGTCGGCTGTGCAGCCCCAGAGCTTCCAGCAGATTTTAGCTTTCTGCTACACAGGACGCCTCAGCATGACGGTGGGGGACCAGTTCCTCCTCATGTATACTGCAGGCTTCCTGCAGATCCAGCAGATCATGGAAAAAGGCACTGAATTCTTCCTCAAG GTCTCCTCCCCCAGCTGTGACTCTCAGGGCCTTCACGCTGAGGAGGCCCCACCTTCTGAGCCCCAGAGCCCTGTAACGCAGACCAGTAACAGTGCAACCCGGCCGACCTCCTGCCAGACGCCGCTCTCTCTGGTATCACGAGTGAAGACAGAGCAGCCAGCTAGCCAGCCGGAAGCAGCCACTCCTTACTCAGTAGTCTGCACTCCTGTAGCTAAGCGGCTGTGGGAgggtggcagcagcagagatggaggtgggggaggctcagggggaggaggaggggccaGGAAGGCGGCCCGTTATTCCCAGGAGGCGGTGCGGGGCAGTGCGATTCAGAGCCCCGGAGCCCTCGGACTGGCCATGTGTATGGGCGCCACCGCAACCGGCCTGGCGGGCATGGTGGCCAGCGGCGGGGTTAGTGGCAACGCCGGCACCAATGGCAGCTCCGCAGCAGGCCTCGGCATGTCAGAGGGCGCCAGCCCCGGCACCCTGAGCACCTACGCCAGCGACTCACCCATCAGCTACCacgatgatgaagaagaggaagaggggacgGACGAAAGCGCCGAAGAGCAGTACAGGCAAATCTGCAACATGTACACCATGTACAGCATGCTCAACATGGGAGCCGCAG CTGCTGGCGAGCGCGTCGAGGCTCTCCCGGACCACACAGAGACGCGGGGTCGGATGCGAGGCAGAGACCTTACGTGTCTCCCCGCAGAACTCATCGCTCAGATAGGCAACCGCTGTCATCCAAAACTGTACGAGGAAGGAGACCCTGCTGAGAAACTAGAGTTAGTCTCAg GTACTTCTGTGTATATATCGCGAGCCCAGCTCATGAACTGTCATGTGAGCGCAGGGACCAGACACAAGGTGCtgctgaggaggctgctggcCGCCTTCTTTGACAG GAACACTCTGGCCAACAGCTGTGGAACAGGCATCCGCTCGTCCACCAATGACCCGAGCCGCAAGCCCCTGGACAACAGAGTTCTGCATGCGGTCAAAT TTTATTGCCAGAACTTTGCCACCAGCTTCAAAGAAAGCGAGATGAACGCCATCGCAGCCGACATGTGCACCAACGCCCGACGCGTGGTCCGCAAGAGCTGGATCCCcaagctgaagctgctgatggCCGAGAGCGACGCCTACACCGCTTTCCTTCCCGACGGCATCAAGATGGAGGATGACACCCTGGGGGCCGATCCCACCTTCGATCCCGCCTCTCTGGAGGCCACTGGCGGTCCCGGCTTGGAGTCGGGTGGCTCCTCAGGTGAATCGCTACCGGGTGTGGGCGGGGACGGAGGACAGTTATTTTGA
- the ier2a gene encoding immediate early response gene 2 protein has product MEVSAEAKRIMVVALGKLYSSRTQRGGLRLHRSLLLTMVMKSARDLYHAAQATAESVSSGCEQQHTTTEPHLELQGPASPAGKPRILPREEVVCPPTGAEDKENLCPTGPAQHSRKRRGKAAVEPDFLPCKKAKLEQGSCPQQLAVNSLLMDYVKCSSELGASPTPVPLQRAIAAC; this is encoded by the coding sequence ATGGAGGTCAGCGCCGAGGCCAAGAGGATCATGGTGGTCGCTTTGGGGAAACTGTACAGCTCCCGCACCCAGCGAGGGGGTCTCCGTCTCCACCGGAGCCTCCTGCTGACCATGGTGATGAAATCCGCTCGGGACTTGTATCATGCGGCCCAGGCAACGGCAGAAAGTGTTTCATCGGGATGTGAACAGCAACACACCACTACTGAGCCTCATCTGGAGCTCCAGGGTCCCGCTTCTCCCGCCGGAAAACCTCGGATTTTACCCCGAGAGGAGGTCGTATGTCCCCCCACCGGCGCAGAAGACAAGGAGAACCTGTGCCCGACCGGCCCGGCGCAGCACTCGAGGAAAAGACGGGGCAAAGCGGCCGTGGAGCCGGACTTTCTGCCGTGTAAGAAAGCAAAACTTGAACAGGGGAGCTGCCCTCAACAGCTCGCAGTAAATTCACTATTAATGGACTACGTGAAGTGCAGCAGTGAACTGGGAGCTTCCCCGACCCCCGTGCCTCTACAGAGAGCCATCGCAGCGTGTTGA